A single Arachidicoccus sp. BS20 DNA region contains:
- a CDS encoding polyprenyl synthetase family protein, protein MKKATQLISAELTQFEEHFKAAVKSKVPLLDRIMQYIVKRKGKQLRPMFVLLCAKLGGAINDKTYRAASLVELLHTATLVHDDVVDESFERRGFFSLNALWKNKVAVLVGDYLLSKGLLLSIDNNDFDVLQILSTAVKQMSEGELLQIEKSRNLNLKEDVYYDIIKGKTASLLSSACGAGASSTFENKDDVMRLKSFGEKVGMAFQIKDDLFDYGSAKIGKPTGNDIKEKKLTLPLIYTLSNCDETLRKKIIYIVKNQNTQKAKVNFVIDAVKNTGGIDYASKTMYTFRDEALNLLFHYPQSETRDALEELVRFTTDRKY, encoded by the coding sequence GTGAAAAAAGCCACTCAACTAATATCGGCAGAATTAACGCAGTTTGAAGAACACTTTAAAGCCGCTGTCAAAAGCAAAGTACCCCTGCTCGACAGGATAATGCAGTACATCGTAAAACGTAAAGGCAAGCAATTGCGCCCGATGTTTGTATTGCTGTGCGCGAAACTTGGCGGAGCCATAAACGATAAAACATACCGTGCAGCTTCTTTGGTGGAATTGCTGCATACTGCAACACTCGTACACGATGACGTGGTGGACGAATCTTTTGAGCGACGCGGTTTTTTTTCGTTAAATGCTTTGTGGAAAAACAAAGTAGCCGTTTTGGTAGGCGATTATCTTTTGTCCAAAGGATTATTATTGTCCATCGACAATAATGATTTTGATGTTCTTCAGATTTTGTCAACGGCAGTAAAACAAATGAGCGAGGGCGAACTGCTGCAAATAGAAAAATCGCGCAACCTGAATTTAAAAGAAGACGTTTATTACGATATTATAAAAGGTAAAACGGCATCACTGCTTTCATCTGCCTGCGGCGCAGGAGCAAGCTCAACTTTTGAAAATAAAGACGATGTGATGCGGCTGAAATCGTTCGGCGAAAAAGTGGGAATGGCTTTTCAAATCAAAGACGACTTGTTTGACTACGGCTCTGCCAAAATAGGAAAGCCCACCGGCAACGATATTAAAGAAAAAAAACTGACCTTACCTTTAATATATACATTGAGCAATTGCGACGAAACACTAAGAAAAAAAATCATTTACATTGTCAAAAACCAAAATACCCAAAAAGCCAAAGTCAACTTTGTAATTGATGCTGTAAAAAATACGGGCGGCATCGATTATGCAAGCAAAACGATGTACACCTTCCGCGACGAAGCATTGAACCTTCTGTTCCATTATCCCCAATCGGAAACCCGCGATGCGCTGGAAGAGTTGGTAAGATTTACAACAGACAGAAAATACTAA
- a CDS encoding acyl-CoA thioesterase: MYKSTTQIRVRYAETDQMNVVYYGNYAQYFEVGRVEAIRQLGYSYKEMEDDGIILPVVELHTRYLRSAAYDDLLTIITTIKDLPVAHEIVFHSEIFNENNKLLTTGEVHLFFLNKETKKRTIMPEKMLNKLKPYFE; the protein is encoded by the coding sequence ATGTATAAATCTACAACACAAATACGTGTACGCTATGCGGAAACCGACCAGATGAACGTGGTTTATTATGGAAACTATGCGCAATATTTTGAAGTGGGAAGGGTGGAAGCCATTCGCCAGCTTGGTTACAGTTATAAAGAAATGGAAGACGACGGAATTATTTTACCTGTAGTGGAACTGCATACACGTTATTTGCGTTCTGCCGCTTACGACGATTTACTCACAATCATTACGACTATTAAAGATTTGCCTGTGGCTCATGAGATAGTTTTTCATTCGGAAATTTTTAATGAGAACAATAAACTGCTTACAACAGGAGAAGTTCATTTGTTTTTCCTGAATAAGGAAACAAAGAAACGCACTATAATGCCGGAAAAAATGCTGAATAAACTAAAACCCTATTTTGAGTAA
- a CDS encoding TetR/AcrR family transcriptional regulator, whose product MARIKTDKDVTKKDVILNTAASLFRQRGYKASSMRDLAEKIGIEAASLYNHIRSKSELLYDICFSTAALYNEQLEAVENSKESSLKKVEEILRFLIKQMIENSDYAIVAEREWVHLDEAYLTNYQNIKHNYRKRVNHIITKGIEVGEIKPTINVPSTIWLILHAVNGIESWHRSKVKVPPHELEENMISILIDGMKKK is encoded by the coding sequence ATGGCGAGAATAAAAACCGATAAAGACGTTACCAAGAAAGACGTAATCCTAAACACCGCAGCAAGCCTTTTCCGGCAGCGCGGATACAAAGCGTCCAGTATGCGCGACCTTGCTGAAAAGATAGGCATAGAAGCAGCAAGTTTATACAATCACATCCGTTCTAAATCCGAGTTGCTGTACGACATTTGTTTCAGCACCGCTGCACTGTACAACGAGCAGTTGGAAGCTGTTGAAAATTCTAAAGAAAGCAGCCTGAAAAAAGTAGAAGAAATTCTTCGCTTTTTGATAAAACAGATGATTGAAAATTCTGATTATGCAATTGTTGCCGAGCGCGAATGGGTACATTTGGATGAAGCGTATCTTACCAATTATCAGAATATCAAACACAACTACCGTAAGCGCGTAAACCATATTATTACCAAAGGAATTGAAGTCGGAGAAATAAAACCGACCATCAATGTTCCTTCAACAATATGGCTGATATTGCACGCTGTAAACGGTATCGAATCCTGGCACAGGTCAAAAGTAAAAGTGCCGCCGCACGAACTGGAAGAAAACATGATTTCTATATTGATTGACGGAATGAAGAAAAAATAA